A stretch of DNA from Bos taurus isolate L1 Dominette 01449 registration number 42190680 breed Hereford chromosome 25, ARS-UCD2.0, whole genome shotgun sequence:
GGCGGCCGGCGTGCTGGCCGAGGTTGCCTGGACAGGGAAGGTGCTGTGTGTGCGGGGGGTGGTGGGGCCGGAGGAGATGATCCCGGTGGTGGGGGTGGCCGCGGCCGCGGGCGTGGCCGAGGCCGCGGccgcggggctgggggtgggtgtggCTGAGGGGCTGGCCAGAGCGAGTGCGGAGCCGAGGGCCACGGCGGAGGTGGCGGTGGTGGATGGAGCCGCGGGCCCGGCGGATGTGGCCTCGGTGGTGGCGGGCGCGGAGCTGGGGGCTCCCGTCCCGAccgaggagggagggagagtcgTGGATGTGTGCGGCGCGGCGGAGGCCGGGAGGGGTGAGGTGACTGCGGAAGTGAGGGTGCTCGCGCCGGGGTAGATGGTGGAAGAGGTGAGGGCCGGAGCGCTGGGCCGTGCGGTGGGCATGGGTGTGGTCACCAGGAGGGTGCTAGCAGCCCCGGTGGTGTGCGCGGCGGCGGCAGAGGGCAGAGTGGCCGTGAGGGAGGTGGCCGGGGCTGCGGTGTCCCTGGGAGTGGCGAGCTGCGTGGTGGAGCCGGTGGGCGTGCTGGCGGGAGGCGAGGGGCCGGCAGTGGTGTGGGTGGTGGGGAGTGTGGTCATGTCGGTGGGCAGAGGGCTGGTGTGCGGGGTGGAGGCGGAGGCGGgctctgggctgggggcaggtggaggggaGCGAGGCACCCCCGTGGACGCGGTGGGGCTACTGGTGGCCACGGGAGTGGAGGTGGTGGACGCGGGAGCATAGAGTGTGCTGCTGGGCGTGGCGGAGGATGTGACTGACGGCGGAGAGGGCACCCCCGTGGCGACAGGCTGGCTAGCGGTGTCACTGGGAGGAGTCCCCGTGGTGGTGGGGCGCGGGGGCGGCACACTGGCGCTCGGGGCAGGTGGGCTGGCACCCTCGGCCGGAGTGGTACTGGCCCTGGTGCTGCCGGGGGCCGGGGAGGAGGCGCCTAGCGATGTGGCGGGAACGGCGCTGGAGCGGAAGGGAGTCGCCGTGCTGCGGGGAGTGGTGAAGATGGAGGTGGCGGCCGGCGTGCTGGCCGAGGTTGCCTGGACAGGGAAGGTGCTGTGTGTGCGGGGGGTGGTGGGGCCGGAGGAGATGATCCCGGTGGTGGGGGTGGCCGCGGCCGCGGGCGTGGCCGAGGCCGCGGccgcggggctgggggtgggtgtggCTGAGGGGCTGGCCAGAGCGAGTGCGGAGCCGAGGGCCACGGCGGAGGTGGCGGTGGTGGATGGAGCCGCGGGCCCGGCGGATGTGGCCTCGGTGGTGGCGGGCGCGGAGCTGGGGGCTCCCGTCCCGAccgaggagggagggagagtcgTGGATGTGTGCGGCGCGGCGGAGGCCGGGAGGGGTGAGGTGACTGCGGAAGTGAGGGTGCTCGCGCCGGGGTAGATGGTGGAAGAGGTGAGGGCCGGAGCGCTGGGCCGTGCGGTGGGCATGGGTGTGGTCACCAGGAGGGTGCTAGCAGCCCCGGTGGTGTGCGCGGCGGCGGCAGAGGGCAGAGTGGCCGTGAGGGAGGTGGCCGGGGCTGCGGTGTCCCTGGGAGTGGCGAGCTGCGTGGTGGAGCCGGTGGGCGTGCTGGCGGGAGGCGAGGGGCCGGCAGTGGTGTGGGTGGTGGGGAGTGTGGTCATGTCGGTGGGCAGAGGGCTGGTGTGCGGGGTGGAGGCGGAGGCGGgctctgggctgggggcaggtggaggggaGCGAGGCACCCCCGTGGACGCGGTGGGGCTACTGGTGGCCACGGGAGTGGAGGTGGTGGACGCGGGAGCATAGAGTGTGCTGCTGGGCGTGGCGGAGGATGTGACTGACGGCGGAGAGGGCACCCCCGTGGCGACAGGCTGGCTAGCGGTGTCACTGGGAGGAGTCCCCGTGGTGGTGGGGCGCGGGGGCGGCACACTGGCGCTCGGGGCAGGTGGGCTGGCACCCTCGGCCGGAGTGGTACTGGCCCTGGTGCTGCCGGGGGCCGGGGAGGAGGCGCCTAGCGATGTGGCGGGAACGGCGCTGGAGCGGAAGGGAGTCGCCGTGCTGCGGGGAGTGGTGAAGATGGAGGTGGCGGCCGGCGTGCTGGCCGAGGTTGCCTGGACAGGGAAGGTGCTGTGTGTGCGGGGGGTGGTGGGGCCGGAGGAGATGATCCCGGTGGTGGGGGTGGCCGCGGCCGCGGGCGTGGCCGAGGCCGCGGccgcggggctgggggtgggtgtggCTGAGGGGCTGGCCAGAGCGAGTGTGGAGCCGAGGGCCACGGCGGAGGTGGCGGTGGTGGATGGAGCCGCGGGCCCGGCGGATGTGGCCTCGGTGGTGGCGGGCGCGGAGCTGGGGGCTCCCGTCCCGAccgaggagggagggagagtcgTGGATGTGTGCGGCGCGGCGGAGGCCGGGAGGGGTGAGGTGACTGCGGAAGTGAGGGTGCTCGCGCCGGGGTAGATGGTGGAAGAGGTGAGGGCCGGAGCGCTGGGCCGTGCGGTGGGCATGGGTGTGGTCACCAGGAGGGTGCTAGCAGCCCCGGTGGTGTGCGCGGCGgcggcagagggcagaggggccGTGAGGGAGGTGGCCGGGGCTGCGGTGTCCCTGGGAGTGGCGAGCTGCGTGGTGGAGCCGGTGGGCGTGCTGGCGGGAGGCGAGGGGCCGGCAGTGGTGTGGGTGGTGGGGAGTGTGGTCATGTCGGTGGGCAGAGGGCTGGTGTGCGGGGTGGAGGCGGAGGCGGgctctgggctgggggcaggtggaggggaGCGAGGCACCCCCGTGGACGCGGTGGGGCTACTGGTGGCCACGGGAGTGGAGGTGGTGGACGCGGGAGCATAGAGTGTGCTGCTGGGCGTGGCGGAGGATGTGACTGACGGCGGAGAGGGCACCCCCGTGGCGACAGGCTGGCTAGCGGTGTCACTGGGAGGAGTCCCCGTGGTGGTGGGGTGCGGGGGCGGCACACTGGCGCTCGGGGCAGGTGGGCTGGCACCCTCGGCCGGAGTGGTACTGGCCCTGGTGCTGCCGGGGGCCGGGGAGGAGGCGCCTAGCGATGTGGCGGGAACGGCGCTGGAGCGGAAGGGAGTCGCCGTGCTGCGGGGAGTGGTGAAGATGGAGGTGGCGGCCGGCGTGCTGGCCGAGGTTGCCTGGACAGGGAAGGTGCTGTGTGTGCGGGGGGTGGTGGGGCCGGAGGAGATGATCCCGGTGGTGGGGGTGGCCGCGGCCGCGGGCGTGGCCGAGGCCGCGGccgcggggctgggggtgggtgtggCTGAGGGGCTGGCCAGAGCGAGTGCGGAGCCGAGGGCCACGGCGGAGGTGGCGGTGGTGGATGGAGCCGCGGGCCCGGCGGATGTGGCCTCGGTGGTGGCGGGCGCGGAGCTGGGGGCTCCCGTCCCGAccgaggagggagggagagtcgTGGATGTGTGCGGCGCGGCGGAGGCCGGGAGGGGTGAGGTGACTGCGGAAGTGAGGGTGCTCGCGCCGGGGTAGATGGTGGAAGAGGTGAGGGCCGGAGCGCTGGGCCGTGCGGTGGGCATGGGTGTGGTCACCAGGAGGGTGCTAGCAGCCCCGGTGGTGTGCGCGGCGGCGGCAGAGGGCAGAGTGGCCGTGAGGGAGGTGGCCGGGGCTGCGGTGTCCCTGGGAGTGGCGAGCTGCGTGGTGGAGCCGGTGGGCGTGCTGGCGGGAGGCGAGGGGCCGGCAGTGGTGTGGGTGGTGGGGAGTGTGGTCATGTCGGTGGGCAGAGGGCTGGTGTGCGGGGTGGAGGCGGAGGCGGgctctgggctgggggcaggtggaggggaGCGAGGCACCCCCGTGGACGCGGTGGGGCTACTGGTGGCCACGGGAGTGGAGGTGGTGGACGCGGGAGCATAGAGTGTGCTGCTGGGCGTGGCGGAGGATGTGACTGACGGCGGAGAGGGCACCCCCGTGGCGACAGGCTGGCTAGCGGTGTCACTGGGAGGAGTCCCCGTGGTGGTGGGGCGCGGGGGCGGCACACTGGCGCTCGGGGCAGGTGGGCTGGCACCCTCGGCCGGAGTGGTACTGGCCCTGGTGCTGCCGGGGGCCGGGGAGGAGGCGCCTAGCGATGTGGCGGGAACGGCGCTGGAGCGGAAGGGAGTCGCCGTGCTGCGGGGAGTGGTGAAGATGGAGGTGGCGGCCGGCGTGCTGGCCGAGGTTGCCTGGACAGGGAAGGTGCTGTGTGTGCGGGGGGTGGTGGGGCCGGAGGAGATGATCCCGGTGGTGGGGGTGGCCGCGGCCGCGGGCGTGGCCGAGGCCGCGGccgcggggctgggggtgggtgtggCTGAGGGGCTGGCCAGAGCGAGTGTGGAGCCGAGGGCCACGGCGGAGGTGGCGGTGGTGGATGGAGCCGCGGGCCCGGCGGATGTGGCCTCGGTGGTGGCGGGCGCGGAGCTGGGGGCTCCCGTCCCGAccgaggagggagggagagtcgTGGATGTGTGCGGCGCGGCGGAGGCCGGGAGGGGTGAGGTGACTGCGGAAGTGAGGGTGCTCGCGCCGGGGTAGATGGTGGAAGAGGTGAGGGCCGGAGCGCTGGGCCGTGCGGTGGGCATGGGTGTGGTCACCAGGAGGGTGCTAGCAGCCCCGGTGGTGTGCGCGGCGGCGGCAGAGGGCAGAGTGGCCGTGAGGGAGGTGGCCGGGGCTGCGGTGTCCCTGGGAGTGGCGAGCTGCGTGGTGGAGCCGGTGGGCGTGCTGGCGGGAGGCGAGGGGCCGGCAGTGGTGTGGGTGGTGGGGAGTGTGGTCATGTCGGTGGGCAGAGGGCTGGTGTGCGGGGTGGAGGCGGAGGCGGgctctgggctgggggcaggtggaggggaGCGAGGCACCCCCGTGGACGCGGTGGGGCTACTGGTGGCCACGGGAGTGGAGGTGGTGGACGCGGGAGCATAGAGTGTGCTGCTGGGCGTGGCGGAGGATGTGACTGACGGCGGAGAGGGCACCCCCGTGGCGACAGGCTGGCTAGCGGTGTCACTGGGAGGAGTCCCCGTGGTGGTGGGGCGCGGGGGCGGCACACTGGCGCTCGGGGCAGGTGGGCTGGCACCCTCGGCCGGAGTGGTACTGGCCCTGGTGCTGCCGGGGGCCGGGGAGGAGGCGCCTAGCGATGTGGCGGGAACGGCGCTGGAGCGGAAGGGAGTCGCCGTGCTGCGGGGAGTGGTGAAGATGGAGGTGGCGGCCGGCGTGCTGGCCGAGGTTGCCTGGACAGGGAAGGTGCTGTGTGTGCGGGGGGTGGTGGGGCCGGAGGAGATGATCCCGGTGGTGGGGGTGGCCGCGGCCGCGGGCGTGGCCGAGGCCGCGGccgcggggctgggggtgggtgtggCTGAGGGGCTGGCCAGAGCGAGTGTGGAGCCGAGGGCCACGGCGGAGGTGGCGGTGGTGGATGGAGCCGCGGGCCCGGCGGATGTGGCCTCGGTGGTGGCGGGCGCGGAGCTGGGGGCTCCCGTCCCGAccgaggagggagggagagtcgTGGATGTGTGCGGCGCGGCGGAGGCCGGGAGGGGTGAGGTGACTGCGGAAGTGAGGGTGCTCGCGCCGGGGTAGATGGTGGAAGAGGTGAGGGCCGGAGCGCTGGGCCGTGCGGTGGGCATGGGTGTGGTCACCAGGAGGGTGCTAGCAGCCCCGGTGGTGTGCGCGGCGGCGGCAGAGGGCAGAGTGGCCGTGAGGGAGGTGGCCGGGGCTGCGGTTTGCATGAGTGCGGTTAACATGTAGGTTTTCAAACTCTCACTTGTTTTTGTCATGGAAGAAGTGGGCAGAGTGTCTGTGGCTGAGGTGGCATGCTCTGCAATGTCCGTGGGAATGGTGATTTCTGTTGTGGATCCAGTGGAATTTCTCTTGTGTGTTGAAAGGACAGCAGTGGTGTGGGTATTCGGGAATCTGTTTAGTCAGAGTGAGGAAAGGGCTCCTGTCTCTGGTTGAAGCAGATGGAGACTGATGCTTACTGATGGGTGATATCAAGGTATTGGTGGTCACTGAAGTAGAAGTAGTTGGATAAAAGACTGTATTTGTGAGAGTATATGATCGTGTGACTGGGGCTGCAGAAGTAATCTCTGTCGTTACAGAATCTGCACAAACCTCAGTGGTAGTAAGAAATGTGGTTTTCCTTGTGGAAGAAGCATGAGATGTTGGGTCCCTTGTCTCACCTTTTTCTGTCATGGCCACAGTGGTGGAGGGTGGCCCCTTGGTAGTGGATGTCAAGAGTGTATCAGTGCTGGTTGGCACAGGGCTGGATTTGGATGTGGTAAATGTGGCAGGGCTGCTTGAGGACATGACTGGAGAAACTGAAGTAACTGAGTCAGTGAGAGTTTCTGTGGGAATGTCAGTCATTGGAACAAATGTCATTTTCTCGGAGCCCATCATGTTCACAGGAGTTGTGTTTGGTGTACCTATTCCCGTGGTTGCTTCAGTGGCAGTGGAGACAACTGGTGTTGTAGGTGTTGTTAACATATCAGTTGAAGTGGGTACTGGAGTGGTGGCTGTGGATGTTTTAAAAGTACTGACCATGTCTGGAAGAGAAGTAGTGCTCACAGTATGGGTGGCGGGTGAGAAGCTTTTGTCTGTTGTTATCAAGGTGTTCCTAGTCGTCAGAGAAGGGGTAGTAGCAGAGGTAGGCACGATTGTCGGGGTAGGAGACACAGTTGTGTGGACACTTGCAGCAGCTAGGGTAGCCCTTTTAGTGGTACCAGTCATAGAGGAGATCAGAGTGTCTGGGGTTGTGTGTGAGGTTGGGACAAAGGAGGAGGGTGGGGCCGTGGTTGTGGGAGTTTTCCCTGCAGTGGTGACTGTGGGGGGACTGGTCACGGCGGAGGTGACTCTCTTGGTTGTTGACATGGCATAAGTACTGGTGATGGTTGTCCGTGGTGTCTCTGTCCCAGGTGTGGTGGTGTGAGAGCTGGGGAAGGACACTTGGGTCTGGCTCACGCAGGTGGTGGTGGGGTAAGTGGTGGTGATTATGAGGCTCGTTGGATTGGTGCACTCTGTCGAGCCCATATAGACGATCATGGTAGGTGGGGTGGTTTCAACCTTGAAGACAAACTTGGACGTGGGGCTTGTTGGGGGGTTGGAATTGATGGGTGATTTGAGCAATGTTTCAGACAGGGATTTCGAGTGGGGGGAGGTGCTGATAGTCTTGGGTATGTTTTCCCTAGCATCAGGACTGGGAGAAGTTTGGGGGGTGTTCAGTGGCCACTTTGCTGTGCCTTTGGAGTGTGGGGGATTCCTCAGAGCAGTGCGCCAAAGCTCATTAGAGGTGGATGTGGCTGTGGCTGAAGTTCCTGTATTGGCAGTAGAACAGAGGAACTCAGTGGTAGGTCGGCCCGTCACCTTAACACCACATATTTACTCACTTCCCCATGTTCCAGGTACGTGTCACAGAAGGTAGGAAGTGCCACCAGTTATTCCCCCATCAGAGCACTTTGGGGCCGGGGTCCTTCCAGGTTCTAAAGGCCAacatctggggacttccctggtgatccagtggctaaggctgtacgctcccaatgcaggggaaccaggtttgatccctggttggggaactagatcctacgtgccgcaactaagagttcgaaagacgcaactaaagatcccacgtggcGCAACTGAAAGATCACATGTGCCTCGACTAAGACCAGACGGAGCCAAATAcacaaatatgttttaaaatcataataaatataTGAGGGCCAAAACATCTGTCTGCTCCCCAGGGCAGCCTCCCCATGGGAAGTTTCAGTGGAGACACCCTTGATTCCTTGGCCACCTTGTCTGAGTACTGACCTCATAGTCCTGAAATGACGGTGCTGAGCACGCAGGTTCAGCAAAGGTCCTGCCTCCTCCCATCCCTTCCTCCTCACACACCCACGTTCCCCTTACTCTgctccttcctcccaccttctcctgctgcccAGAGTCTTCAGCCCTTCTGGTTCTGTGCCCCACCTTCTGGCCCACCTCTGCCCCTCTCCCTGTGACCCGCTGCTGTCTGGGTTGATTCTCCTCtttggagagacagacagagaaccCAGCCAAACCTGGGCTGAGGATGGGGACCCATCATGGACTCTGGGAGACAGGGTTGCCAGGGAGAGCAGAAAGTTGCCAAGAGAACACCAAAGGGGAAGATGGAGACTGAAGCTCAGACTTCACTGAGTTTGAGGGGCAAGGAGAGAGGACCACACACAGGCTGAGAGACAGGACAGAAAAGGAAACTTCCAGAAAGAGATACCTCGGCAGGCAGGCGTGAGTCCTGGGGGACCTTAATGTGTAGCTGTGAGTGTTAATAACAAACATAGATATGTTTTTGAGACTTCCCCGGTGGGCCAGTAactaaggctccatgctcccagtgcagggggtctgggtttgatccatggtcagggaactagacccctcAAGCTGAAACTAAGACACGGctcaaccaaataaataatattctttttaaaaaggtaccAAAAAGATGTATTTTCTATAACCTATTCTATCTCGATTAACTAGTCTACAAACATGAGCCCTTCTCTCTACAGATACAGTATCCtcaaccccattttacaggttaCCGCTCTCACCAGAGGAGGCTCAAAGATCTCAAGACGCTAAGGGTGACCGACAGACACAGCAGTTTCGAGCAGGAAACACCTAGACctcctgccctctctggggtTAATGTCCTCAACTAGACTCAGAACGTCTTGGGAGCCATCAAGatctccccccaccaccctgccAAGGACAGCTGTGTCCAGAAACGTGGGCTGGGTCGGGGTGGGAGAGTCAGGGGCAGAGCTGGAGGAGGGGCCACTGTGACCAAAAGTGAAGATGCCCCAGAGAAAGGAGGGGTTCCCAGGGCAGACGCAGGTCCCTCAGGAGGGCTGAATGGACGGAAGTAAAGGGAGGGATGGGGCTTCCCcggggactcagtggtaaagaatctgcctgcaatgcaggagacgcaggaggcatgggttcaatccccgcgttgggaaaatcccctggagaaggaaatggcaacccactccagtattcttgcctgcgaaatcccatggacagagaagcccgacgggctacagttcatggggtcgccaagaggcAGACaacactgaagtgactgagcaggcacgcacaaagggagagagagaatccaCGCTGGAGGAAGCATCAGAGCTGGGGGAGCAGGAGCAACAGGACAAGGGGAGCTCCAAAAACTGACTCCAATTGGGAAGACCAGAAAGAGGTTATCCCATCCAACTGATGCACGCGGACTCCTGCTAACCTGCTCCGTCCCAGGGGAGAGAGCAGCACCCCTGGGACCCagcttccctcccttccccctccccggTTCTGCCCGCACAGAGAGCTCTGAGGGACCCCTCCTCAGGCTCCTTAGACCTCAGAgtccccccaaacacacacacacactctgcccTGGGACATCAGGACGGTCTCCGCAGCCCTCCCCCACCGTGCCTCCTTACCTGTGGACCCCAGGAAGGCCCTGAGCATCCAGAGGAGACGCAGCACCCTGAACAGCTGCATGGGTCCGGAGGCGCCGCGGAGGCTGGGAGCAGGGCCAGTGCCAGCACGGGGGATCGCAGCTGGGAGGCCGCACGTGTGCACAGCAGCACCAGATGAAGTTATCTGCCCTGCTGGGCATGGGGGCTGAACATAGCTTCACCTTTGCAGGGCTCCACCTTCCCCCtttcccccctcctccctggaTCTGCTGTTGCTGCAGGGAGGGTGGACTACCTAGAAGATAAGACAAGCCCAGGGGGTGTCAACCAGGAAGAGCTGCTGGTGGCCCAACCCCAGGATGCCTGGCCCACTCAGAGCAGTTCCTAGGACACTTCCCTTCCTTACCCTTCCCCTGCCCTCCACCAAGAACTAGCAAAACTGGACAGAGAACTCACTTGGCCAAGACCTTGGACTCTGGAGTCTGGGGCCTCTCCTTAGTTTCACTCCCattggtttagatggtaaagtgtctgcctgcagtgcaggagacctgggttcgatccctgggtcaggaagatcccctggagaaggaaatggcaacccacttgcctggaaaatcccatggatggaggagcctggtagactacagtctatggggtcgcagagtcagacacgactgagcgacttcacttccacttttcactttctttgcccTTGGGGGAGAGGAAAACGTGTTCTTCTTCACTCCCTCTGCCCCTCACTCTTCCCCCTCTCCATCTTGCCGTTAGCATGACTTGGGGCTATGACCCCACTGCTAGAGCCAGGGAACAGTGCAAAATTTCATCAGAAGTCATTTTAATATCTGAGGACTTGGTCCAGGTCtcagaaaaggaaacacaaatggCTAGTGGAAACAATCAAATAAAACGACTACTTTTGACCTAGCAGATTAGCAAGTACTAGGAACTTTGATTCTGTCCAGTGTTGGGCAAAGTGGGAAGAATAAACACTTTTATGTGGCTGGCAGGAGTGTAAGTGGGTTGGGCTGCTTTAAAAAGGCAATTTGGTGGcatctattaaaattttaaatgcacgTACAAGGACCCAGTAATTCCAACTTTCCATCTCTGTGTTCAAGAAGCACTTTAAGAAGGCATTCATGAGAGTGTTTATTGCCATCCAGTTTATTGCACTTCCAGTagaaattggaaacaacccaaatagcCCTCCATAGGAAACTAGAAGGACTATGGACAAGTCATAACATAGACTACCATGTTCAAATCAAAAATAATGGTACCGTCATGGCAAGGCTCTAAGAATGGTTCATGCAGTGAATCCAGTACACAGTTTTgttaaaacatacacatatatgtttcctatgaatacatacacaaacatatacacatacatatgtataagtGCATTCAAACTTTGGAAAGAGACTCACTCCAATAACAGAGGTAAGGTTAGCTCAAAGAAGCATAAAGGAACTAATGTTGGGAATGATTGTCAGGCAATTCTGGCCCTATCTGTAGTTTTTACTTTGACAAGCATTGTCTCCTTGACCAGACTCTAGCCTGGCCTCCCTGAGTCTCCTTCTCTGCTGAGCCTCAACCTTGAACTATAAAGACTTGGACAGACACTAACAGAGTTTCTAACCACTCAAAGTCCCTAGGATGACCCCAGCCCTCCTTAAAAGTGCCAATCTAAGAAAACTCAAGGCTGTCAGAAGAACTTACTAATTGTTCTAGCCAACAGCTGGGATAGGGCTCCTGTCACCAGGCCTTTGTGAAGGATAGGAGCCTAAATTTATAAGAATGAATAAGAATGCATTGCtcatgcacgtgtgctcagtcacttcagtcatgtccaactctgtgaggctcctctgtccatgggattctccaaggcaagaatactggagtgaattgccatttcctacttcaggggatcttctccacccagagatcgaaccccattatcctgtgtctcctgctttggcaggtggagtctttaccactgaaccacctgggaagccaggtagCAAATCAAGATGAGTTTCACATGGACTACTCACCCCTTTGGGGAATTTTTCACTTTCCCAACACTGCTGAGCCCTTGCTTTCTCTCTTGCCTACACCTTCACTCTCCCTTTAAAATATCACacacatgtgctaagtcacttcggtcacatccaactcttggtgaccctatggactgtagcccaccaaactcctctgtgcatgagttttttttttaggcaagaacagtggaatgagttgctatgcccttctccaggggatcttcctgacccagggttcaaacccatgtctcatatgtctcctgcattggcaggtgggttctttaccactagtggcacctGGGAAACTCTTTAAAGTATCACTTCTATGCAAATCTAAGTGGAATTCACTTTATGCTAGACTCTTTTTCCTATTGAAATAGTATATTACTGATTAAGATCTGTCCTTACCactttacggagaaggcaatggcaccccactccagtactcttgcctggaaaatcccatggacagaggagcctggtaggctgcagtccgtggggtcgctaagagtcagacacgactaagcgacttcactttcacttttcactttcatgcattggagaaggaaatggcaacccactccagtgttcttgcatggagaatcccagggacagtggagcctgatgggctgccgtctcgggtcccacagagtcggacacgactgaagcgacttagcagttacCACTTTAATGTCTGGCTTTGTTTATCTTTGACAACTTGGAGAATATGTTTTTAAAGGTAATTAAAAAGTACTTTAGAGGAACTTTCTGGGGAGGCTGTGGGCTAGGATACATCAGGGCTTCATCTTCCCAGCTAAACAACAACTGCATTAGCAGAATCTGTCTGATCTAACTATTTTGGAATTTTAGAGTTTGTTGAAGGCTTGAAACTTGCAGGGGAAGACCTGGATGGTAAATTGCAAATTTTGGTCAATTTTAGTTCTTAGCACAGTAGCAGCTACCCATTCAACACCTCCAGCCACATGGTAGGCAGCTATGCCTGTGTTCCTGGAGTTGCTCACACACAGCTTGTGGGAGCTAGGGTAGGCAAAAAGGACCATGTACTCCAAATGTCAAGGATCTGTGTTCTGATCCACTGATTGCTACTGATCACATAGGTGCAGGAAAAGAGGTAGATGGCCAAAGTTGTTccacttctcctgcattcttACAAGCCCCTTCCTCTCC
This window harbors:
- the LOC112444283 gene encoding mucin-3A-like; protein product: MQLFRVLRLLWMLRAFLGSTGTSATATSTSNELWRTALRNPPHSKGTAKWPLNTPQTSPSPDARENIPKTISTSPHSKSLSETLLKSPINSNPPTSPTSKFVFKVETTPPTMIVYMGSTECTNPTSLIITTTYPTTTCVSQTQVSFPSSHTTTPGTETPRTTITSTYAMSTTKRVTSAVTSPPTVTTAGKTPTTTAPPSSFVPTSHTTPDTLISSMTGTTKRATLAAASVHTTVSPTPTIVPTSATTPSLTTRNTLITTDKSFSPATHTVSTTSLPDMVSTFKTSTATTPVPTSTDMLTTPTTPVVSTATEATTGIGTPNTTPVNMMGSEKMTFVPMTDIPTETLTDSVTSVSPVMSSSSPATFTTSKSSPVPTSTDTLLTSTTKGPPSTTVAMTEKGETRDPTSHASSTRKTTFLTTTEVCADSVTTEITSAAPVTRSYTLTNTVFYPTTSTSVTTNTLISPISKHQSPSASTRDRSPFLTLTKQIPEYPHHCCPFNTQEKFHWIHNRNHHSHGHCRACHLSHRHSAHFFHDKNK